Genomic DNA from Molothrus aeneus isolate 106 chromosome Z, BPBGC_Maene_1.0, whole genome shotgun sequence:
GGCTATGGATTGCATTAGCTGCAACTCTTAATGATTATTTTTGTAAACCTAAGAGTCATACAGACTGTATCATACAGATTTTGACAATTCCCATAATATAAAATGGCTCAAACTCCTATTACAATCAACAGCTATTACAATCAACTGCAGGACATGGTAGGAAGATGgtgaaatgtattttctgcCAAGTTGTCATTCACTGAGGCTGACCTCAGGCCATTTTATTCCCTTGCTGATTAGACCATCTCTTGCTGCAGCCAAAATTCCAATTTAATACACAAGAATAAAACAGTAATTCttttttatggggattttttcatTGTGTTGTCACTTTATGCAAAATTCTGGCATTTTACGTATGTCAAGAATGCAGATAAAATGTGTTCAGGGTGTTACAATAGATTTTTGGGTGCTGACTAACTACCACtgtctttgtttattttatgtCACTGTAATTACaagctggaaaaagaaaggacagCCTTGGCTCTAAAGAGATGGGAACAGGGACTTTCTTTCATAGGCACCTGAAAGAAACTGCAAATTGTCCCACATCCCCCACTGCCCCTTATTGTCACATTGCAACCTGGTGCTCCCCCggtttgcaaatatttttgcacAATGCAGTTGTGATAGGCTTACTTGTTATAGCCTGTTGCATTTTGGTACTAACAGCTTCTGCCCGCTCTGGTATTTTCTTTGCTTACAAGTACTGGTGTCACCTTTATCCCTGTGAAAGCAGCAGTCCAGACACAAATCAGGACACAATACAGTGTTTCCCTAAGCATCCTTCAGAAGAGTAATAACCAGATGAGCTAAAACCCACAACAGACTAGAATGTGGAGTCTAGTGCTTTTTCAGTAGCAGCAGAGTTACACAAATGCAATTCTGTTGGTGTCAGTGAGCTCAGAAGAAGTGGGAACAGAACTGtgaatttcagctttaaaaacagagttGGCTGCTTCACCTCTACAGACATTACATTGGAGAGTGGAGACTTCTCTTGTGTTTATTCATTGCAAATTAATTGCCATTATGACTTTGCTGGATTAGAAAAAGCAGTTGGCTTGAAAGAGAGAATAATAATTTAAGATGATGAGAAAAGTCTGAGATCAGTGtttacttttttccattttctttccaatCGTCAGTCATTAAATATTCTGCAATTTTCAGGAGCATGTGCTTGTTTGCCAATATGTTGTACACAATGTCTGAATATGTATCAGAAGTATGCTGACTTTCTTACTTATAtacaaaattagaaaaaaagacagattaACCCAGAAAAGACTTGAACATCTCTTTAGGGGGTAGGGAGATGGGGGAGTATTTCATATCCAGAACACAGCCAGACATACATTTCTTACAATGCCAGTAGGAACATTAGATATGTATTTTCTACGAGTTTTATTGGCATCCATTTGTCTTAAGCTTTCCTTCAAGAATGcaggaaaattgaaaaattacaaagatcccttccagcagtttttatctccattttttcattattgttcatctgaaaagaaaaatcaaatttcatGAGATACATTTCATAAGCAATGATATTCACTATCACAGTTTTGttcatttgctgtttctctTTCTAAAAGACCACAGAACTAAGATTTTTGTCTAGAGGgacaaaattaaatgaaaattaatttgaacCATTGTCCCTATTCAATGGACCTGCTGAATAAGTTATGGAAGTAGTCATATTTCTTCAGTGCCAAAACACAcaacttcatttaaaaattagacAGCTTTTGTCTCTGAAATGTATGTGTGCAACACAAATTAGGCTTTTAACTCTTCTGCAGCTTCTAGAGGATGACATCCTGGAAGCAGTGGGAATTCCAGAATAAAGGTGGGGAACTCTATGAGTGCAAAGAGGATTTAAGGTAAATTTCCTGTGAGTCTAGAAGAAATGTGAAAACACTGGCCCTGCTTTGGAAATGTCTTCAAATTACTTAAGGATGTCCTCCAAAACTTTCAGTGGAATTAGAAACCAGTTTGAAAAGGTAAGTGAAATCAGAAAGTAAAGGACATATGAACAGCCACTCTGGTCTCTTAGCTACTGTACCACCTGTGTCATTGGCTTCGGCATCAGTTCTTAGCAGTGTTACAGAGTGTGTTGTGTTGCTCTTCTATATTTTCTGGATTTGAGTGTGTTTTCATGCTTTTATGAATATTtccagcaaaagaaaagcaactaTGCTTTCTATATCCCAAACCATGTGCTAAATAGTTTCATTATTAAAACTGTGAGATGTTTTAAAGCACAGACTTTGGAGACTAATGGGAGCCAAAGAGCTGGCAAGGCATCTGCTGGGGAACTCTAAGGACGTTCTTGTGTTGAAAGATTGACAGTGATTTTGGGGATGCAATCTGTAATGTAACATCAGTGGATAACTACTGTGTGTGAGTATGTgcttagatttattttttaagacaacTTGATACTCTGTAGCTGCACTGATCTTTTGCTTGTTTCTTGGATCTGCCTATTTAAATGTACAAATACAACAAACCACactgtaaaaatatattcttgtaAAGTACTCACTAATAGAATATGGTAATTTTAGTTCTGGTGAAGAATGCTAATACttgtaaaaaatacatattaaagaaaaagatacTTTAAATTTTGGTTAAAACATCATAATGTCCATGTATACCAGCAGATGAGTCCACACTAAACACCACAGCTTTACAGCTGTCTGCTCAtgctaatttctttttttttttcttttcgttaTGAGGCATTCTTTTGTGGCCCATAATGTGATTGTATTCCATATCTATCTATGTCCAAAAGTTCCTGCTGTGTCTGTAAGACCCTACAGGTAGAcaccttgtgtgtgtgtctgggggtgcctggggagaGACAtgatacaattttaaaattgtcTCTCATGGGGATCTTCTTTGCCACATGGTATTTTCTTCGTGTGCAGTTTGATTTCAACTCAGGCAAatggttttttcttctcttttcagtttttggggttttttcctcatctcagaggggctgcagcaggagttttgggctgccctgggaaggaTTCCGCAGGTGCCTGTCCACAGCCGAGGCTCTGCCCGCAGTGGCGCAGTGGCAGCGCTCCGGCCGGGGACAGAGAGCACCGAGTGTCCCAGGAtagaggggacagagagcacCGAGTGTCctgggacagcggggacagagaGCACCGAGTGTCCCaggagagaggggacagagagcaccgagtgccctgggacagcggggacagagaGCACCGAGTGTCCCaggagagaggggacagagagcaccgagtgccctgggacagcggggacagagaGCACCGAGTGTCCCAGGAtagaggggacagggaacacCGAGTGTCctgggacagcggggacagagaGCACCGAGTGTCctgggacagcggggacagggaACACCGAGTGTCCCAGGAtagaggggacagagagcacCGAGTGTCCCAGGAtagaggggacagagagcaccgagtgccctgggacagtggggacagggaacaCCGAGTGTCCCAGGAtagaggggacagagagcacCGAGTGTCCCAGGAtagaggggacagagagcaccgagtgccctgggacagtggggacagggaacaCCGAGTGTCCCAGGAtagaggggacagagagcaccgagtgccctgggacagcggggacagagaGCACCGAGTGTCCCAGGAtagaggggacagagagcaccgagtgccctgggacagcggggacagggaACACCGagtgccctgggacagcagggacagggaacaccgagtgccctgggacagcggggacagagaGCACCGAGTGCCctgggacagcggggacagagaGCACCGAGTGTCCCAGGATagaggggacagggcacaccGAGTGTCctgggacagcggggacagggaACACCGagtgccctgggacagcagggacagggaacaccgagtgccctgggacagcggggacagagaGCACCGAGTGCCctgggacagcggggacagggaACACCGAGTGCCctgggacagcggggacagggaACACCGAGTGTCCCAGGAtagaggggacagagagcaccgagtgccctgggacagcggggacagggaACACCGAGTGTCCCAGGAtagaggggacagggaacacCGAGTGACccgggacagaggggacagggaacacCGAGTGACCCGGGCCAGAGGGGACAGAGAACACCAAGTGACCCGggccagaggggacagggaacacCGAGTGACCCAGGACAGCGGGAACAGGGAACACCGagtgccctgggacagcagggacagggaacatCGAGTGACCCgggacagcacagggaacaCCAAGTGACCCGggccagaggggacagggaacacCGAGTGCCCCCCGCCCTGCTGGGCCTCTGGGGGAGGGTGCCGGCCCTGGGGAGCCATCAGGTCTCCATGTGCTGCTGCACCTGCCCTGAGAGCTCTGCCTTCTGGCACGGATCTGTTGCTGCCATCTCGTCCCTCAGTCCTACAAGCCCGAGGCCGTCCCTGCTGGGCATGGTATCAGGAAGGGCATTTCCAGCATTTCGGGTCTCTTTGGTCATGTGGCAGATCGTGaatttgttattttccttttttcccttgccTGTTGGCATTCTTTTATTAAACTGCTACTATTTTAACTTGTATCTAGTCATATCTCATTCATCATGGATGAGAAGAGATTGCTTGGAATCAAGGAGGAAGTTACTAATTTCAGACTGCCCACCTCTTTAAACTGTCTCAGTCCAAGACAGGCATTAAAAAATTTCCAGGTCAAAAAGGCTTTTCACCTACTTGAAGATTAATTAGGTCTAACCAAAAGGGGAGTGTGTGACAGCAGGCTGTTTGAGACTATAACAGTTGTCTAGGTTTGTAATTTAGGGCTGCCTTTTGAACCTGGATTATTCACATATTTCTGTTTGGTTCTCCAgattaaaagcattttgctgaccTGTATCTCACAAGCTTTTTATCAAAGATCAGGCTTATCAGTGGGTCAGGCACATGTAACTTTCAGGCCAAATCACTTCTATACTCCCTACAACATCCTCAAAAGGCTATTGGAACTGATGCTGGATGCAGCTGCCCTTCTATTAAGCTGTAAGTAGATCACACCACCTgcatcccatttttttccaccagCAATCCTAAGCATTGATTGTGAGTGCCATGTTTATGCAACTGGGATTCCTACTGTAGGTTGTTGGTGCCATGAAGAAGAGTCACCTATTCCACTACTCCAAGGACCAGAAAATTAACAAGGGACAGAGCAGACCTTCAGCCATGttcaaattttctttgtttctttgtacATGAAACACAGTCCAACACCTCTTTTGAACTGGATCAACGAATTAATTATAATCATAGCAGCCTAAAAAATTAGTCAGTAGTCAAAGTGAGAGTAGACAGTTTAAACAAATCAAGAATATTTGTAATGCATTGCACATTTGCAATTCTTTTCCAAGTAAACATCTTTGTGTGGCAGCAAACAACGCTATTTCagaatcaatttttaaatttcttaatGAATTGCTCTTAattcaatgggaaaaaaatacaaagaaagcccaaactaacaaacaaaaaacccacaaaattccAAAAAGCCGAACAACACCCATCTTTGCCCCAACATTTGGATGGGGTTGGTTAAAATAAAGGTTACTTTAAAGGTTACTGAGTCATTGCTGGAACTTATAACTgcagtggtttgttttgtttgcatttccaGATAtctaaagaaaatatgaaaattggGCACTCCAGACTTTAATCATTTTGCAGACTATACAAAAAGGGTGCAAACATAGAGAGCTTGTTTCATGACCTTTTTTACCATAAACATAcaaattaaaattgttttgttgTATCATTGTTAGGGGCAGCACAGAGTTCATAACTCAGGGAAAGCAGACCCCTGTTATGAAGAACAGATTGAGTGCAATGGTGgaaactgaagtaaaaaaattacttttcataCCATGATTCACATATTTTTCTTGGTAGACATTTCTGTGGTAGTTTCTATACAATTCTTTGGCCTGTGTACATGTTTTGTAATGCAGCTCTTAACTTTAAGACGTAGACTCCCCAATGGCAGCAGCTATCCTAAACatgaggggaggggaggaaataGGAGGGAAGAAGGGGACAGGGGAAACAACTGGCACAGAGAGGGCAAAACCATGTTGaggtcagcagcagctgggactaGATTACTAGAAAGGGTaaaactgctgctgttttccctgGCTCAGAGACTGCAGTG
This window encodes:
- the LOC136569402 gene encoding eukaryotic translation initiation factor 3 subunit A-like, whose amino-acid sequence is MSSKTFSGIRNQFEKFLGFFPHLRGAAAGVLGCPGKDSAGACPQPRLCPQWRSGSAPAGDREHRVSQDRGDREHRVSWDSGDREHRVSQERGDREHRVPWDSGDREHRVSQERGDREHRVPWDSGDREHRVSQDRGDREHRVSWDSGDREHRVSWDSGDREHRVSQDRGDREHRVSQDRGDREHRVPWDSGDREHRVSQDRGDREHRVSQDRGDREHRVPWDSGDREHRVSQDRGDREHRVPWDSGDREHRVSQDRGDREHRVPWDSGDREHRVPWDSRDREHRVPWDSGDREHRVPWDSGDREHRVSQDRGDRAHRVSWDSGDREHRVPWDSRDREHRVPWDSGDREHRVPWDSGDREHRVPWDSGDREHRVSQDRGDREHRVPWDSGDREHRVSQDRGDREHRVTRDRGDREHRVTRARGDREHQVTRARGDREHRVTQDSGNREHRVPWDSRDREHRVTRDSTGNTK